From Osmerus eperlanus chromosome 16, fOsmEpe2.1, whole genome shotgun sequence:
GGTAAGAAAGAgatcccttacacacacacacaaagacaaacagcACTCTGACAAGACacattcaacccccccccccccccccccacacacacacacaccctggtcacTGAGACTCAGGGGCTTGTCTAATGCAGCCCTCATTCTCACAAGCCTCTGGGGCTTCAGTCTGTTGCTGCTTCAGCGATGCCAGGGAGCCCTCCACAGATGGTAAGAGATCTCTCTGACTGAGCTCATCTACTGACCTACATTGTCTAAAGGCTTCACTGTAACATTCTGTGTTCATGGTTGATGTACAAAGCTGGAGGTGTTTTAAAACGTTGAGGATGGCAGTCAAGGCTGTGTAGCATTTAAGACTTCAAAATCAATGTTAGAAAAGAGGAGGGTTGTTGAACTGAGTAAAACTGAAACACCCTGGTAAAAACTGCATGTGTATAAATGTTTGaccctgaatgtgtgtgtgtgtgtgtgtgtgtgagcaactgCAATTCTGACTCTGTGAGGTGAATTTGAAGCAGTCTGGACCTGGTAGCTGTGTCAGTTCACTCTATCTTCTGAAGCTTGCGATTGTGTTGCTGCCAAGAACATGTCACAATTAAACTGGAAACACTGCAGTGGAGTGTGAAACTTGTTTGTTCTCCTCGGTGTAATACTTTAACCTACTCACTATCATTACTCTTATTGTCTGTAGACATGCTGTGCTTAAACACAAATCAGCACCTTCAAAAATGACATAAATGACTGTCCGGACATCTTTTGATTAATTTATCAAAATCAAGTTCCTGTCCCGTTATTTCCTCTTCTAGACCATGTCAGCAGTGACTGCCCAGCCACTCCCCTTCAGGCGTCTAGAGCGGGAAAAGCATATCGAGATGCTCTTTAGGGCCTTTCGTGGGCGCCGGAGGCCCCGATTGGATCCCCAAGACTTGCCTGGGTCTCGACCCCAACAAGGCTCACCAGCCTTGGGGTCTAATGACTACAGTCAGGGCCTGGGCCATGGGGATGTAAGAGAGAATGGCCACGTGGGAGCCGGAGAGGTTGGAGGTCCAGGAATGCAGCTGCATGGAGAACAGTGGCCTGGTGCAGGCGCTGGAGTAGAGGGTCTGTCGCTGTTTAACTCTGTCAGCCAGCTTCACATCACAGCCAAGCCAGAACTGCAAGGTTGGTacactagagagagagataatgtagCCATCTCAAGGGTCGGTACAGTGAGCAATTAAGCACAATGGATTGTCATAGATTGGGTACAGTGATATATCTGGTCATGTACATCTATATTTTATTCAAGCAATTGGTGCAGATGTCTTATTGATGTCTATGTTTTCCATGTGTATAGCCTgtaggtttttttttctcctactTTTGCATACGGAATGTCTGTCTTTTCTGGCCTCAGCATGGGTGAAAGCACAAACCAAAGTTTCCACTCTGTGGGACAACAAAGTTCACCTTGAATCTTCTCCAGGTCCTCAGTGCGTGCCCCGCAGGACCTACAGCATCACCAGCggaggcagcagagagcagctgttTGTAGCTGTGGAAGGTAACACATCGACACTGTCCCTGtaatccacctccctctctactcaaAAAGGAGTAGAAGACAAGCTGTTTACGTGAACACAGTacatcttccccccccccccccccccccccctccgtctctcctgtagagagttcctgtgtgtgtctgcagtgctgCGGTCCGGCTCGCTCCTGTTCGCTGAAAGGCTTCGACCCCCAGGCTCGCCAGGTCTTCCATTTTGAGAGGCCCTTCAGGGTGGACGCGTGCTGCCTGGGCTGCTGCCTGATGGAAATGAAGGCCTACACTCCCCAGCACCAGCTCGTGGGCACAGTCAAACAGAGGTAGACGTGCATATCCCCCTAGTACCCCAATCCAGTCCCCACCCACTGAGCCCTGTGCTTGCATGGTTGATACCCAGGACTGTACTGTAAATAGCAGGCagattctccctcccctccccagcggGGTGTGGGCCAAACTGGGGGAGCTAGACCacagctgcctggctggctagACCCACCCAGATCTGGTTGTGAAAGACTGAATCACTCTTCAACACTCTTCAGCGGTAGCTCCTGTCACTCCCATTCGCTAATACAGCCACACAGATCAAGGCCCTGCCACCTCCACTAAcccttgcagacacacacacacactcacacgctcaaaCAGTGCCAAGTATTACCCTGGGGGTCAACTGAGGTCTCCTTTGTGTGTTTACCAGAGCTTGCATTCAGTGACGCCTGAATTACTCTCTCCAATTAACAGTAGTTTGATCAAGGCTCAGCGCTGTAACTGTACTGGAGGTTGTCTCTCTGATGTCCTGAGGGGAACCTGCTGTGAACTCTTAGATGAACACCAGGCAGTTCTGGGGATGCAACAATGAAGCATGATGGGAACCTAGCTCTGTGATTGATTGCTGATTGTCCTGGGAGGAGTTgcggtatgttgtgtgtgtgtgtgtgtgtgtgtgggagtcttCGTTGGGACGTATGGAGATGTGGGTGTGTTCTGTGTATTATGTGCAGGATgtagggagatgtgtgtgtgttctgtgtattATGTGCAGGATgtagggagatgtgtgtgtgttctgtgtattATATGCAGGATgtagggagatgtgtgtgtgttctgtgtattATGTGCAGGATgtagggagatgtgtgtgtgttctgtgtattATGTGCAGGATgtagggagatgtgtgtgtgtgttcatcagcTGGTGTAATCTGCAGATGGAGCATGTTTACTCCtctcctggaagtgtgtgactCTGAAGGAAAGTCCAGTCTGAGGATCCAGGGCTCCTGCTGCCCCAGTCGCTGCTTCGCCAACCAGGAGTTCCAGGTCTCATCGATGCCTCTATCCatacattcatccatccatccatccatccatccatccatcacctaACACTCTTGGCTTGACTTTCTCATTAATTTCAGTGTGTTACATTCTTTTTAAAGCTTTGTCAGTGAAAAAGGTCATTACTAGTGATGTTATTTTTCAAAGGTGATCTCAACAATTGGGGAGAAAATTGGCACAATATGGAAGAAGTGGCCTGGGTTTAATGAGGAATGCAACATGGATCATGAATACTTTGGAATGCAAGGTTGGTTACTTCTCTCAACCGTTTAAGTCACCTCTGAGTTCAATAAAGAGTTCATGAAAGTATGTCTTACCTCTACAGTTCCACAGGATATGACATCAAACACCAAACTGCTTCTGTTGGGTACTACCTTCCTGTTGGTAAGCTTGCTCCACCTCACCATCTAAAACTTATACGTTGTGTGTGGAGATATTCTAGTGTTAGATGTAACATTAGTTCCATGATTACCTGCTGATGGCGTCAAACTTCTCCATGACTCTTCTCTTTCTGTAGAATCACATGTTCTTCGAGATGAGTTGAGTGGTCTGGGAAATCATCCAGTGAGAGATGAGCAAACTCATTTCATCAAAAGTGGACCGTGAGAATAGCAGAGGCCCCCCAACGACCATCCCTCTTACAGCTTCTCTCGTCGCCTCAGCGGCTGGGAACAGCAAGCTGCTTTGCTGGAGTTTCTTGTGTACAGCAGTACAGGACGACAAGGCCTCCTAACTCTCCACATTCCTGCTGCATCAGTTATCAACAAAATGGAACTCATCTGAAGATTTATCAAAAGTCCTCG
This genomic window contains:
- the LOC134036763 gene encoding phospholipid scramblase family member 5 translates to MPGSPPQMTMSAVTAQPLPFRRLEREKHIEMLFRAFRGRRRPRLDPQDLPGSRPQQGSPALGSNDYSQGLGHGDVRENGHVGAGEVGGPGMQLHGEQWPGAGAGVEGLSLFNSVSQLHITAKPELQGPQCVPRRTYSITSGGSREQLFVAVEESSCVCLQCCGPARSCSLKGFDPQARQVFHFERPFRVDACCLGCCLMEMKAYTPQHQLVGTVKQRWSMFTPLLEVCDSEGKSSLRIQGSCCPSRCFANQEFQVISTIGEKIGTIWKKWPGFNEECNMDHEYFGMQVPQDMTSNTKLLLLGTTFLLNHMFFEMS